One stretch of Pirellulales bacterium DNA includes these proteins:
- a CDS encoding toxin-antitoxin system YwqK family antitoxin, whose product MHWILQLLSVALVGLAFGDSKAVEQRDESGTLRMRREVRDDGHGNQIRDGWEIHYYSDGSESSKYHYADDQLDGPWYEWYSGHKLRAQGVYRKGEKNGTELHYLPGGDKLQQIDYKTGHRDGKKIEWGAQGTKTLEADYVADELNGKVRIWNSDGKPLAVTNYLHGQEEGLQRTWHENGRLASEIEYHAGQKNGQVRQWFPNGQPQLQSRYHNGMLEGTVTQWYDDGVKRSEATYLDGEIQGTLTQWYDSPDRPVVSMISNYEHGRINGVQATFYEKSGKKNVEAMARDGLRQGPWAEWYENGQVKSKGTYKDDQLDGPVWFYYDDGKQWALNCYSKGARNGRWAELDPNGKLIRDQYYSQGVLVSDTLKKAAKEKAAEAAKN is encoded by the coding sequence ATGCATTGGATCCTGCAACTGCTGTCGGTGGCGTTGGTCGGGTTGGCGTTTGGCGATTCCAAAGCGGTCGAGCAGCGCGATGAAAGCGGAACGCTTCGCATGCGCCGCGAAGTGCGGGACGACGGCCACGGCAATCAAATCCGCGACGGATGGGAGATCCACTACTACTCCGACGGCAGCGAATCCTCGAAATACCACTACGCCGACGACCAACTCGACGGCCCGTGGTACGAATGGTATTCCGGCCACAAGCTCAGGGCCCAAGGCGTTTATCGCAAGGGGGAAAAAAACGGCACCGAGCTACACTACCTGCCCGGCGGCGATAAACTTCAACAAATCGACTATAAGACCGGCCACCGCGACGGCAAGAAAATCGAATGGGGTGCCCAAGGCACGAAAACCCTCGAAGCCGATTACGTCGCCGACGAACTCAACGGAAAGGTGCGGATTTGGAATTCCGACGGCAAGCCATTAGCCGTCACGAATTATCTTCACGGGCAGGAAGAGGGCTTGCAGCGAACGTGGCATGAAAACGGCCGACTTGCTTCGGAAATCGAATATCATGCCGGCCAAAAAAACGGCCAGGTGCGGCAGTGGTTTCCCAATGGCCAGCCGCAACTTCAGTCGCGCTACCACAATGGCATGCTCGAAGGCACGGTGACGCAGTGGTACGACGATGGCGTCAAGCGCAGCGAAGCGACCTATCTCGATGGCGAAATTCAAGGAACGCTGACGCAATGGTACGACTCACCCGATCGTCCGGTCGTGTCGATGATCTCCAACTACGAACACGGGCGGATCAACGGAGTGCAGGCCACGTTCTACGAAAAGAGCGGGAAGAAGAACGTCGAGGCGATGGCGCGCGACGGCCTCCGCCAAGGCCCCTGGGCCGAGTGGTACGAGAATGGCCAGGTGAAAAGCAAAGGAACGTACAAAGACGATCAGCTCGATGGCCCCGTGTGGTTCTACTACGACGACGGCAAGCAATGGGCGCTCAACTGCTATTCGAAGGGGGCTCGCAACGGCCGTTGGGCCGAACTCGACCCCAACGGCAAGTTGATCCGCGATCAATACTACAGCCAGGGAGTGCTCGTCTCCGACACGCTCAAAAAGGCCGCCAAAGAAAAGGCGGCCGAAGCAGCAAAGAACTGA
- a CDS encoding isoprenylcysteine carboxylmethyltransferase family protein: MTTINISRNHPLRFRLQPWLCLGLVVASLALTLFSSPLVSMGSWNEFKVDMVGWLIFVLGGAMRWWTALYRMEGNPPQLAVRGPYSICRHPLQLGTLLFCISLACFLGSVTCLVGFAVAATVYFSLAIPAEERKLREKFGMQYERYCQVVPMLWPRFRLFQTPENIHIDVSSLAHELRRMAIWMWLPAIARAAAQCHSEGWWPHVLGVF, encoded by the coding sequence ATGACCACAATCAACATTTCGCGTAACCATCCATTGCGCTTCCGCCTTCAGCCCTGGTTGTGCTTGGGTTTGGTTGTCGCGTCGCTGGCGCTGACGTTGTTTTCCAGCCCGCTGGTATCGATGGGAAGTTGGAATGAATTCAAAGTCGATATGGTCGGCTGGTTGATTTTTGTATTGGGTGGGGCGATGCGATGGTGGACCGCGCTCTACCGCATGGAGGGGAACCCGCCTCAGCTTGCCGTTCGCGGCCCGTATTCGATTTGCCGTCATCCGCTGCAGTTGGGCACTCTGCTGTTTTGCATTTCGCTGGCTTGCTTCCTCGGCAGCGTGACGTGTCTCGTTGGATTTGCCGTGGCGGCGACCGTTTATTTTTCGTTGGCGATTCCTGCCGAAGAGCGCAAATTGCGTGAAAAGTTCGGCATGCAATACGAGCGCTATTGCCAAGTTGTGCCGATGCTCTGGCCGCGGTTTCGGTTGTTTCAAACTCCGGAAAACATCCACATCGACGTGAGTTCGCTGGCGCATGAATTGCGGCGAATGGCCATCTGGATGTGGCTGCCGGCGATTGCCCGGGCCGCTGCCCAATGCCATTCCGAAGGCTGGTGGCCGCATGTCCTGGGCGTTTTCTAG
- a CDS encoding GDP-mannose 4,6-dehydratase: MASDGNSVLVTGGAGFIGSHLVEALLARGDRVVVIDDLSTGDWANLSAVADHPRLHFIRGSVANEALLGEVLPAVAEVYHLAAAVGVGLIASNPIQTIETNIAPTERLLAGLRRMHASGKPVRMFLASSSEVYGKNPKPAWDENDDLVFGPTTRARWSYGVSKAIDEFLVLACWRQDRLPVVVGRLFNVVGPRQSGRWGMVLPRLVSAALAGRSPIVHDDGRQQRCFAHVADVVRAILALVASPAATGSVFNIGGDQPVSIRELAERVIAAVDPKLEIEYQSYAAAYSEDFEDVRRRVPDLSRLRRTIDFELRHDLADIIREVVAWQRERMG, from the coding sequence ATGGCATCCGACGGCAATTCGGTTTTGGTAACTGGCGGAGCCGGATTCATCGGGAGCCATCTCGTCGAGGCACTATTGGCGCGCGGCGACCGTGTCGTCGTGATCGACGACCTTTCAACCGGCGACTGGGCTAATCTGTCGGCGGTGGCCGATCATCCGCGCTTGCATTTCATTCGCGGAAGCGTGGCCAATGAAGCACTGCTTGGCGAAGTCCTTCCCGCCGTAGCCGAGGTGTATCATCTGGCGGCGGCGGTTGGAGTCGGATTGATCGCTAGCAATCCGATTCAAACGATCGAAACGAATATCGCGCCGACCGAGCGGCTGCTGGCCGGATTGCGGCGAATGCATGCGAGCGGCAAACCCGTGCGGATGTTTCTCGCCAGCTCGAGCGAAGTGTATGGCAAGAATCCGAAGCCGGCCTGGGATGAGAACGACGATTTGGTATTCGGACCCACGACGAGGGCCCGCTGGTCGTATGGCGTTTCGAAAGCGATCGACGAATTTCTCGTGCTCGCCTGTTGGCGGCAGGATCGGCTGCCCGTGGTGGTTGGCCGACTGTTCAATGTCGTCGGTCCGCGGCAATCGGGGCGGTGGGGAATGGTGTTGCCGCGGCTGGTGTCGGCCGCCCTGGCCGGGCGATCACCGATCGTTCACGACGACGGGCGGCAGCAGCGCTGTTTTGCCCACGTGGCGGATGTCGTGCGGGCAATCCTTGCCCTCGTCGCATCGCCGGCGGCGACCGGCAGTGTGTTCAATATCGGAGGCGATCAGCCGGTTAGCATTCGCGAGCTAGCGGAACGGGTGATCGCGGCGGTCGATCCGAAGCTGGAAATTGAATATCAAAGCTATGCGGCTGCATATTCGGAGGATTTCGAGGACGTGCGTCGCCGCGTGCCCGACCTGAGCCGATTGCGGCGAACGATCGACTTCGAGCTTCGCCACGATCTCGCCGACATCATCCGCGAAGTGGTGGCGTGGCAGCGCGAGCGGATGGGCTGA
- a CDS encoding PQQ-binding-like beta-propeller repeat protein: MPMNRAGCKLTIVAIAAWLCSAGCFSAAAEPASPDPASATTVRPAASSKAGHAESSVAIAPKPDHDWPMWRGPEGTGISSETDWTSDWPATGPKQLWSAEVGTGFSSCAIVAGRLYTLGHEPNSPEKEKAGQLTLDTVWCFDAATGRHIWRCDYRCKQVADLNEGGPGATPTVDGDRVYTISKEGQLFCFDTARQGRAVWEQELQSLLDVPMPEWGFSGSPRVLGNLLIVDAGRTVALDKLTGAVVWKTGKYRPGYGTPTIFSVGGQSYVAVLNNDALLVVRAGDGSEVDHVKWETEYVTTAVSPIVRQKDGQTSIFISGFRAGCALFDFKDGKLVARYRNKAMSNQLCTSVLWHDVLYGIDGANSAPSQCKLIAFDFDAGKVLWKERGWGLGSLLLAGDKQAGARLIVLSDAGRLGVVAADPKAYRLLASAQVLDGKCWTMPALADGRIYCRNTAGHLVCLDVSKADAR; the protein is encoded by the coding sequence GCGCCGGCTGTTTCTCCGCGGCCGCCGAACCGGCGTCGCCCGATCCGGCAAGCGCGACAACCGTTCGGCCGGCCGCATCGTCCAAGGCCGGGCATGCCGAATCGTCGGTCGCCATCGCGCCCAAGCCCGATCACGATTGGCCGATGTGGCGCGGTCCAGAGGGAACCGGTATTTCGTCCGAAACCGATTGGACCAGCGATTGGCCTGCCACGGGTCCCAAACAACTTTGGTCGGCCGAGGTCGGCACCGGCTTCAGCTCTTGTGCCATCGTCGCCGGCAGGCTCTACACGCTCGGCCATGAGCCGAACTCGCCCGAGAAGGAAAAGGCCGGGCAGTTGACGCTCGACACCGTGTGGTGTTTCGACGCCGCCACGGGGCGGCACATTTGGCGATGCGATTACCGGTGCAAGCAAGTGGCCGATTTGAACGAAGGCGGCCCCGGCGCGACGCCGACGGTCGACGGCGATCGCGTTTACACCATCAGCAAGGAAGGCCAACTCTTCTGCTTCGACACCGCGCGCCAGGGAAGAGCAGTCTGGGAGCAGGAATTGCAATCGCTCTTGGATGTGCCGATGCCCGAATGGGGATTTTCCGGCTCACCACGCGTGCTGGGCAATCTTCTGATCGTCGACGCCGGCCGCACCGTCGCACTTGATAAACTCACCGGCGCGGTGGTCTGGAAAACGGGCAAGTATCGGCCCGGCTACGGAACGCCGACGATTTTCAGCGTCGGTGGGCAATCGTATGTCGCCGTGCTCAACAACGATGCGCTGCTGGTGGTGCGCGCCGGCGACGGCTCGGAAGTCGATCATGTGAAGTGGGAGACCGAATATGTCACCACCGCCGTTTCGCCTATCGTCCGGCAAAAAGACGGCCAGACGTCGATCTTCATTTCCGGCTTCCGCGCCGGTTGCGCGCTGTTCGATTTCAAAGATGGCAAGCTCGTCGCGCGCTATCGAAACAAGGCGATGTCGAATCAGCTCTGCACCAGCGTGCTGTGGCACGACGTGCTTTACGGCATCGACGGCGCGAATAGCGCCCCCTCGCAATGCAAGCTGATAGCCTTCGATTTCGACGCAGGCAAGGTGCTTTGGAAAGAACGCGGCTGGGGGCTCGGCTCGCTATTGCTGGCCGGCGACAAGCAGGCTGGCGCACGGCTGATCGTGCTCAGCGATGCGGGGCGGCTCGGCGTCGTCGCGGCCGATCCGAAAGCATATCGACTTCTGGCTAGTGCCCAGGTGCTCGACGGCAAATGCTGGACAATGCCGGCCCTCGCCGATGGCCGAATTTATTGCCGCAACACGGCCGGACACTTGGTTTGCCTCGATGTCAGCAAGGCCGACGCGCGGTAG